TTTCCGCAAGGAACGTTTCAGTTTCATAAAATTATGACATCCGGAGCACCTTTGCCAGAAGCATTATTTTATAAACTAAAAGAAACGACAACATATATGATGCAACAATACGGTTGTTCTGAAGCAGGTTGTATTAGTATATGTCATGATATGAAAAGCCATTTAGATTTAGGAAACCCGCTACCTCATGCGAGTATAAGTATAGGTTCAGATGAAAATGCACCGGAAGAAATCATAGTGAAAATGAATGATAAGGAAATTTTCACGAAAGATTTAGGGTATAAATCTGAGCGTGGGCTTCATTTTATGGGGCGTATGGACGATGTGATTAACGTTTCAGGATTAAAAGTGTTTCCTATAGAGGTAGAAGAAACGATGCTTCGATTGGAAGGTGTGCAAGAGGCGATTGTATATCGAGGGAAACATCCTGTCATGGGGGAAATTGTTAAAGCGAAAGTAATCTCTCATATTGATCCAGTTCAAATAAGAGAATGGTGTATGCAGCATTTACCATCTTATAAAGTTCCGCATGAGATTGAAAGTGTAACTGAAATTCCGAAAAATAAAACTGGAAAAGTAAGTAGAAAGTTACTAGAGATGGGAGAGGTTACAACATGAGACGGGAAGCGTTAAAGAATGCTGTATTAAAAATTATGACAGAAAAAATGGAACTGAAAAATGTAACGCATTTAGAAGAAACGATGCGTTTAAATCAAGATTTATATATTGATTCAGTAATGATGTTACAACTCATTGTATATATAGAAATGGATGTAAAGCTATGCGTTCCAGAGGATGAGGTAGACCCAAAAG
This genomic window from Bacillus anthracis str. Vollum contains:
- the asbC gene encoding 3,4-dihydroxybenzoic acid-AMP ligase AsbC, yielding MLIVNREEYSKSDFDLRLQAYEEMEQFQEAAGNRFALCLKDPFDIITLVFFLKEKKSSVLLIHEDTPKETAIEMAKRANCIGILYGENSDFTKLEAVNYLAEEPSLLQYSSGTTGEPKLIRRAWTEVDTEIKVYNEALNCDIDEVPIVMAPVSHSYGLICGTLSAITRGSKPIIITNKNPKFALNIVRNTEKHIVYAVPLMLHIMGSFPQGTFQFHKIMTSGAPLPEALFYKLKETTTYMMQQYGCSEAGCISICHDMKSHLDLGNPLPHASISIGSDENAPEEIIVKMNDKEIFTKDLGYKSERGLHFMGRMDDVINVSGLKVFPIEVEETMLRLEGVQEAIVYRGKHPVMGEIVKAKVISHIDPVQIREWCMQHLPSYKVPHEIESVTEIPKNKTGKVSRKLLEMGEVTT
- the asbD gene encoding petrobactin biosynthesis protein AsbD, whose product is MRREALKNAVLKIMTEKMELKNVTHLEETMRLNQDLYIDSVMMLQLIVYIEMDVKLCVPEDEVDPKAFLTVGSLLDFMEELQPLQDVNVNN